A window of Panicum virgatum strain AP13 chromosome 8K, P.virgatum_v5, whole genome shotgun sequence contains these coding sequences:
- the LOC120644159 gene encoding putative disease resistance protein RGA4 isoform X4, translating to MIQSSIVILKLLKRTINKLRFSPCTIWCMTWQFHSLATKFWTRANKAIQGEAAANMHCSGIVAGHWSITALPKTIGELTRLRHLDLSDCYSIHELPVSFRNLENLAHLDLSNTYIIRGVSESLQSLSRLVHLNLSGFADIEDLTGAISGLTGLQYLNLLEVDYSDGLQQALINLTKLRYLNLGRKNYFHVRDDEAGFDSLLECVCSLSNLEYLNLARNLNLRTIPESIGNLRKLNTLDLSHCINLRRLPSSLSAISDLRFLHVTYCSKLDKSTLPQNKDRSALLPNFVVHAVDGESSSNLSELEDKHLTLLDISRLENVKSAEEAKRIKLGEKQSIVRLELAWTRDAKRFADDREVLSELVPPDTIETLTLQGYSSICFPSWMMSIAIYLPRLSDVTLRDLPSCNVLPPLGQLPNLESLRIGGMDSIRKIDGGFYGCRSAFPRLLEFAISRMECLEEWNAEDGLNELAFPKLWQLSINHCPLLRFKACWPPAMHVTIDSSDQILLSTWEDRDHFSASSSTATTSLHVKCCEVPLHQWSLLRHLPCLEYLKITDCSDLTCISTDLLQCISSLKILTVKYCKNGTVSLPERLGDLTSLTQLVLRDCSGIKSLPESIQQLTRLQRLKINGCPGLVQWCESEENKIKLVHIFEKILDGYYLYNFYDEQSGCLAAVREQKLENKGIFFSFQNNGGFPKAQDDEALKQWGKYLKLSTDFESSTSKDEKSGARDASHDANARLAFQILDDELLRVTRTRSTMPREQNLENKGGFSVAQDDDSKYERDLKQWGKDLKLSRDIESLMTKDEKSGASEAGHDANALEDRPAQ from the exons ACTTCTGAAGCGTACTATAAACAAGCTACGTTTTTCACCATGCACGATCTGGTGCATGACTTGGCAATTTCACTCCTTGGCAACCAAATTTTGGACCAGAGCAAACAAGGCAATACAAGGGGAAGCAGCTGCCAATATGCATTGCTCAGGGATTGTAGCAGGCCACTGGAG TATTACGGCCCTTCCGAAGACAATTGGAGAACTGACAAGGTTGAGGCATCTTGATCTATCAGACTGTTACAGCATACATGAATTGCCAGTCTCATTCAGGAATCTAGAAAATTTGGCGCATCTGGATTTGTCAAATACCTATATCATTAGAGGTGTATCAGAATcgttgcagagcttgagccgatTGGTGCATCTGAACTTATCAGGATTTGCAGACATTGAAGACCTGACAGGAGCAATCAGCGGCCTCACAGGTTTGCAATATTTGAATTTATTAGAAGTGGACTACAGTGATGGATTACAACAAGCCCTCATCAATCTCACTAAACTCCGGTATTTAAATTTAGGAAGAAAAAATTATTTTCATGTACGAGATGATGAAGCTGGGTTTGACAGTTTACTTGAGTGTGTCTGTAGCCTATCCAATCTAGAGTACCTTAATTTAGCTAGGAATTTAAATCTGCGTACTATACCTGAAAGCATTGGGAACCTCAGAAAGCTAAATACACTAGACCTCTCGCATTGCATAAATCTACGGAGGCTGCCATCAAGCTTATCAGCAATTAGTGATCTGAGGTTTCTACATGTAACTTATTGCTCGAAGCTAGATAAATCCACTCTACCTCAGAATAAGGATCGTTCAGCCTTGCTACCGAATTTTGTGGTTCATGCTGTTGATGGTGAATCCAGCAGCAATCTTTCTGAGCTCGAGGATAAACATCTAACCTTGTTGGATATAAGCAGGCTTGAAAATGTGAAGTCTGCAGAAGAGGCAAAGAGAATAAAACTGGGGGAAAAGCAGAGTATTGTAAGGCTAGAATTGGCATGGACTAGGGATGCCAAGAGATTTGCAGACGATAGGGAAGTTTTATCAGAACTGGTGCCACCAGACACGATAGAAACATTAACACTACAAGGATACAGTAGTATTTGCTTTCCATCCTGGATGATGAGCATTGCTATTTATCTACCTCGCCTGAGCGATGTTACCCTGCGGGACTTGCCCAGTTGCAATGTCCTACCACCACTTGGTCAGTTACCAAACCTGGAGTCACTGAGGATCGGAGGAATGGACAGCATTAGGAAGATTGATGGGGGCTTTTACGGGTGCAGAAGTGCATTTCCTCGACTTCTTGAGTTTGCCATATCCCGTATGGAATGCCTGGAAGAGTGGAATGCTGAGGATGGTTTGAATGAGCTCGCGTTCCCAAAACTATGGCAGTTGAGTATAAATCATTGCCCCTTGTTGAGGTTCAAAGCGTGTTGGCCTCCAGCTATGCACGTGACCATAGATAGTAGTGACCAAATACTATTATCCACATGGGAGGACAGAGATCACTTCAGTGCTTCCTCCTCTACGGCAACCACCTCGCTTCACGTGAAATGCTGTGAGGTGCCTCTGCATCAGTGGAGCTTGCTGCGTCACCTCCCCTGCCTCGAATATTTAAAGATTACTGACTGCAGTGATCTCACATGCATCTCAACAGATTTGCTTCAATGTATCTCCTCCCTCAAGATTCTGACTGTGAAATATTGCAAAAACGGCACTGTGTCGCTGCCGGAGAGGTTAGGAGACCTCACCTCTCTCACGCAGCTCGTGTTACGCGATTGCAGTGGCATCAAGAGTCTACCAGAGAGCATACAACAACTCACACGCCTCCAACGGCTAAAAATTAATGGCTGCCCTGGACTAGTTCAGTGGTGCGAATCAGAGGAGAATAAGATAAAGCTCGTTCACATCTTTGAAAAA ATATTGGATGGTTATTATTTGTATAACTTTTACGATGAACAATCCGGTTGTTTGGCGGCAGTGAGGGAACAAAAACTAGAG AACAAAggtatctttttttcttttcagaacAATGGTGGATTTCCTAAGGCACAAGATGATGAGGCTTTAAAGCAATGGGG GAAATACCTTAAGCTGTCAACAGATTTTGAATCGTCAACGTCAAAGGATGAAAAGAGTGGTGCACGTGATGCAAGCCATGATGCCAACGCACGGTTGGCTTTTCAGATATTGGATGATGAGCTGTTACGTGTGACCAGGACTCGGAGCACAATGCCGAGGGAACAAAATCTAGAG
- the LOC120644159 gene encoding putative disease resistance protein RGA4 isoform X5: protein MIQSSIVILKLLKRTINKLRFSPCTIWCMTWQFHSLATKFWTRANKAIQGEAAANMHCSGIVAGHWSITALPKTIGELTRLRHLDLSDCYSIHELPVSFRNLENLAHLDLSNTYIIRGVSESLQSLSRLVHLNLSGFADIEDLTGAISGLTGLQYLNLLEVDYSDGLQQALINLTKLRYLNLGRKNYFHVRDDEAGFDSLLECVCSLSNLEYLNLARNLNLRTIPESIGNLRKLNTLDLSHCINLRRLPSSLSAISDLRFLHVTYCSKLDKSTLPQNKDRSALLPNFVVHAVDGESSSNLSELEDKHLTLLDISRLENVKSAEEAKRIKLGEKQSIVRLELAWTRDAKRFADDREVLSELVPPDTIETLTLQGYSSICFPSWMMSIAIYLPRLSDVTLRDLPSCNVLPPLGQLPNLESLRIGGMDSIRKIDGGFYGCRSAFPRLLEFAISRMECLEEWNAEDGLNELAFPKLWQLSINHCPLLRFKACWPPAMHVTIDSSDQILLSTWEDRDHFSASSSTATTSLHVKCCEVPLHQWSLLRHLPCLEYLKITDCSDLTCISTDLLQCISSLKILTVKYCKNGTVSLPERLGDLTSLTQLVLRDCSGIKSLPESIQQLTRLQRLKINGCPGLVQWCESEENKIKLVHIFEKILDGYYLYNFYDEQSGCLAAVREQKLENKGIFFSFQNNGGFPKAQDDEALKQWGKYLKLSTDFESSTSKDEKSGARDASHDANARLAFQILDDELLRVTRTRSTMPREQNLENKGGFSVAQDDDSKYERDLKQWGP, encoded by the exons ACTTCTGAAGCGTACTATAAACAAGCTACGTTTTTCACCATGCACGATCTGGTGCATGACTTGGCAATTTCACTCCTTGGCAACCAAATTTTGGACCAGAGCAAACAAGGCAATACAAGGGGAAGCAGCTGCCAATATGCATTGCTCAGGGATTGTAGCAGGCCACTGGAG TATTACGGCCCTTCCGAAGACAATTGGAGAACTGACAAGGTTGAGGCATCTTGATCTATCAGACTGTTACAGCATACATGAATTGCCAGTCTCATTCAGGAATCTAGAAAATTTGGCGCATCTGGATTTGTCAAATACCTATATCATTAGAGGTGTATCAGAATcgttgcagagcttgagccgatTGGTGCATCTGAACTTATCAGGATTTGCAGACATTGAAGACCTGACAGGAGCAATCAGCGGCCTCACAGGTTTGCAATATTTGAATTTATTAGAAGTGGACTACAGTGATGGATTACAACAAGCCCTCATCAATCTCACTAAACTCCGGTATTTAAATTTAGGAAGAAAAAATTATTTTCATGTACGAGATGATGAAGCTGGGTTTGACAGTTTACTTGAGTGTGTCTGTAGCCTATCCAATCTAGAGTACCTTAATTTAGCTAGGAATTTAAATCTGCGTACTATACCTGAAAGCATTGGGAACCTCAGAAAGCTAAATACACTAGACCTCTCGCATTGCATAAATCTACGGAGGCTGCCATCAAGCTTATCAGCAATTAGTGATCTGAGGTTTCTACATGTAACTTATTGCTCGAAGCTAGATAAATCCACTCTACCTCAGAATAAGGATCGTTCAGCCTTGCTACCGAATTTTGTGGTTCATGCTGTTGATGGTGAATCCAGCAGCAATCTTTCTGAGCTCGAGGATAAACATCTAACCTTGTTGGATATAAGCAGGCTTGAAAATGTGAAGTCTGCAGAAGAGGCAAAGAGAATAAAACTGGGGGAAAAGCAGAGTATTGTAAGGCTAGAATTGGCATGGACTAGGGATGCCAAGAGATTTGCAGACGATAGGGAAGTTTTATCAGAACTGGTGCCACCAGACACGATAGAAACATTAACACTACAAGGATACAGTAGTATTTGCTTTCCATCCTGGATGATGAGCATTGCTATTTATCTACCTCGCCTGAGCGATGTTACCCTGCGGGACTTGCCCAGTTGCAATGTCCTACCACCACTTGGTCAGTTACCAAACCTGGAGTCACTGAGGATCGGAGGAATGGACAGCATTAGGAAGATTGATGGGGGCTTTTACGGGTGCAGAAGTGCATTTCCTCGACTTCTTGAGTTTGCCATATCCCGTATGGAATGCCTGGAAGAGTGGAATGCTGAGGATGGTTTGAATGAGCTCGCGTTCCCAAAACTATGGCAGTTGAGTATAAATCATTGCCCCTTGTTGAGGTTCAAAGCGTGTTGGCCTCCAGCTATGCACGTGACCATAGATAGTAGTGACCAAATACTATTATCCACATGGGAGGACAGAGATCACTTCAGTGCTTCCTCCTCTACGGCAACCACCTCGCTTCACGTGAAATGCTGTGAGGTGCCTCTGCATCAGTGGAGCTTGCTGCGTCACCTCCCCTGCCTCGAATATTTAAAGATTACTGACTGCAGTGATCTCACATGCATCTCAACAGATTTGCTTCAATGTATCTCCTCCCTCAAGATTCTGACTGTGAAATATTGCAAAAACGGCACTGTGTCGCTGCCGGAGAGGTTAGGAGACCTCACCTCTCTCACGCAGCTCGTGTTACGCGATTGCAGTGGCATCAAGAGTCTACCAGAGAGCATACAACAACTCACACGCCTCCAACGGCTAAAAATTAATGGCTGCCCTGGACTAGTTCAGTGGTGCGAATCAGAGGAGAATAAGATAAAGCTCGTTCACATCTTTGAAAAA ATATTGGATGGTTATTATTTGTATAACTTTTACGATGAACAATCCGGTTGTTTGGCGGCAGTGAGGGAACAAAAACTAGAG AACAAAggtatctttttttcttttcagaacAATGGTGGATTTCCTAAGGCACAAGATGATGAGGCTTTAAAGCAATGGGG GAAATACCTTAAGCTGTCAACAGATTTTGAATCGTCAACGTCAAAGGATGAAAAGAGTGGTGCACGTGATGCAAGCCATGATGCCAACGCACGGTTGGCTTTTCAGATATTGGATGATGAGCTGTTACGTGTGACCAGGACTCGGAGCACAATGCCGAGGGAACAAAATCTAGAG